In Kitasatospora sp. NBC_00240, the following are encoded in one genomic region:
- a CDS encoding MFS transporter: MASSPDVARTSSPLWKVVGASLIGTTIEWYDYFLYGTAAALVFGKVFFPNSDPLTGTLLSFLTYAIGFAARPLGALVFGHFGDRIGRKKLLVVSLLLMGGSTTLIGCLPTYHQVGVAAPVMLTALRLVQGFALGGEWGGAVLLVSEHGDARRRGFWASWPQGGAPAGNLLAAGVLSLLTAVQSESTFLSWGWRVPFLLSALLVLVGMWIRLSVDESPLFRQALAKAEARKAAQQTEQPPLVAVLRHHWREVLVAMGARMAENISYYVMTTFVLAYAVTHVHLPKQTALNAVLVASAIQFALIPLFGALSDRVGRKPVYLVGTVGVGVWAFVFFTLVDAKSFGSLLLAVTIGLVFHSMMYAPQAAFFSELFATRMRYSGASIGAQFASVAAGAPAPLIATALLKDYGSSTPISVYVAIAAVITVLAVLCAKETRGRDLAEVDAAQEAAAPAAVPAKTLTV, translated from the coding sequence ATGGCCAGTTCTCCCGACGTAGCGAGAACCAGCTCCCCCCTCTGGAAGGTCGTCGGCGCGAGCCTGATCGGCACCACCATCGAGTGGTACGACTACTTCCTCTACGGCACCGCCGCCGCGCTGGTCTTCGGCAAGGTGTTCTTCCCCAACAGCGACCCGCTGACCGGCACCCTGCTGTCCTTCCTCACCTACGCCATCGGCTTCGCCGCCCGCCCGCTCGGCGCGCTGGTCTTCGGCCACTTCGGCGACCGGATCGGCCGCAAGAAGCTGCTGGTGGTGAGCCTGCTGCTGATGGGCGGCTCGACCACCCTGATCGGCTGTCTGCCGACGTACCACCAGGTCGGGGTGGCGGCCCCGGTCATGCTGACCGCGCTGCGCCTGGTCCAGGGCTTCGCGCTGGGCGGCGAGTGGGGCGGCGCGGTGCTGCTGGTCTCCGAGCACGGGGACGCCCGGCGGCGCGGCTTCTGGGCCTCCTGGCCGCAGGGCGGGGCGCCGGCCGGGAACCTGCTGGCCGCGGGCGTGCTGTCGCTGCTGACGGCCGTCCAGTCGGAGTCGACCTTCCTCTCCTGGGGCTGGCGGGTGCCGTTCCTGCTCTCGGCGCTGCTGGTGCTGGTCGGGATGTGGATCCGGCTCTCGGTGGACGAGTCGCCGCTGTTCCGGCAGGCGCTGGCGAAGGCCGAGGCCCGCAAGGCCGCGCAGCAGACCGAGCAGCCGCCGCTGGTGGCCGTGCTGCGCCACCACTGGCGGGAGGTGCTGGTGGCGATGGGCGCCCGGATGGCGGAGAACATCTCGTACTACGTGATGACCACCTTCGTGCTGGCCTACGCCGTCACCCACGTCCACCTGCCCAAGCAGACCGCGCTGAACGCCGTCCTGGTGGCCTCGGCGATCCAGTTCGCCCTGATCCCGCTGTTCGGCGCGCTCTCCGACCGGGTCGGGCGCAAGCCGGTGTACCTGGTGGGCACCGTCGGCGTCGGGGTCTGGGCGTTCGTCTTCTTCACCCTGGTCGACGCGAAGTCCTTCGGGTCGCTGCTGCTGGCGGTGACGATCGGCCTGGTCTTCCACAGCATGATGTACGCCCCGCAGGCGGCCTTCTTCTCCGAGCTGTTCGCGACCCGGATGCGCTACTCCGGCGCGTCCATCGGCGCCCAGTTCGCCTCCGTCGCGGCCGGCGCCCCGGCGCCGCTGATCGCCACCGCGCTGCTCAAGGACTACGGCAGCTCGACGCCGATCTCGGTGTACGTGGCGATCGCGGCGGTGATCACGGTGCTCGCGGTGCTCTGCGCCAAGGAGACCCGCGGCCGCGACCTGGCCGAGGTCGACGCCGCCCAGGAGGCGGCCGCCCCCGCCGCCGTCCCCGCGAAGACCCTCACCGTCTGA
- a CDS encoding 3-hydroxybutyrate dehydrogenase, producing the protein MDTTSDRPPAGGLSGRTALVTGAASGIGLACAEALAEAGAKVYVVDLAAGPAGELAERINGVAHVVDLSDPDAVDSLPTDADIVVNNAGLQHVAPVHEFPPDRFALIQRVMVEAPFRILRRTLPHMYAQRWGRVVNISSVHGLRASAFKSAYVTAKHGLEGLSKTVALEGAPHGVTSNCVNPGYVRTPLVERQIAAQSLAHGIPEEEVVERIMLDRTAVKRLIEPGEVAQLALWLCSPHASYLTGASLPLDGGWTAH; encoded by the coding sequence ATGGACACCACTTCGGACCGGCCCCCCGCAGGCGGCCTCAGCGGCCGGACCGCCCTGGTCACGGGCGCGGCCTCAGGAATCGGCCTGGCCTGTGCCGAGGCCCTCGCCGAGGCGGGCGCCAAGGTCTACGTCGTCGACCTGGCGGCCGGCCCGGCCGGCGAGCTCGCCGAGCGGATCAACGGCGTGGCGCACGTCGTCGACCTCTCCGACCCGGACGCGGTGGACTCCCTGCCCACCGACGCCGACATCGTGGTCAACAACGCCGGCCTGCAGCACGTCGCCCCCGTGCACGAGTTCCCGCCGGACCGCTTCGCCCTGATCCAGCGGGTCATGGTGGAGGCGCCGTTCCGGATCCTGCGCCGCACCCTGCCGCACATGTACGCGCAGCGCTGGGGTCGGGTCGTCAACATCTCCTCCGTGCACGGGCTGCGGGCCAGTGCCTTCAAGTCCGCGTACGTCACCGCCAAGCACGGCCTGGAGGGTCTCAGCAAGACGGTGGCGCTGGAGGGCGCCCCGCACGGGGTCACCAGCAACTGCGTCAATCCCGGCTACGTCCGCACCCCGCTGGTGGAGCGGCAGATCGCCGCCCAGTCGCTCGCCCACGGCATCCCCGAGGAGGAGGTGGTGGAGCGGATCATGCTGGACCGCACCGCCGTGAAGCGCCTCATCGAGCCCGGCGAGGTGGCCCAGCTCGCCCTCTGGCTCTGCTCCCCGCACGCCTCCTACCTGACCGGCGCCAGCCTGCCGCTGGACGGCGGCTGGACGGCGCACTGA